The following proteins come from a genomic window of Bactrocera tryoni isolate S06 chromosome 1, CSIRO_BtryS06_freeze2, whole genome shotgun sequence:
- the LOC120766917 gene encoding protein ANTAGONIST OF LIKE HETEROCHROMATIN PROTEIN 1-like yields the protein MNENNFNELLQLISPLIKKRDTCFREAIPASHRLVCTLRFLATGDSYKSLSAFFRIVPNTISKFVPEVCDAIYSQLRNTYLKIPSTKEEWAEVASKFDLLWNFPNCIGAVDGKHVVMIAPAKSGSTFYNYKGTHSIVLMAVVDASYKYLYIDVGCNGRISDGGIFSKCSSAACPSIRIL from the exons atgaacgaaaacaattttaatgagttACTGCAGCTAATTTCCccacttattaaaaaaagagaTACATGTTTTCGTGAAGCTATTCCAGCAAGTCATCGTTTGGTCTGCACTCTCCGCTTTTTGGCCACGGGCGATAGCTACAAAAGTCTTTCAGCTTTTTTCCGTATTGTCCCAAACACTATCTCAAAATTTGTTCCTGAAGTTTGTGATGCGATTTACAGTCAACTTCGAAATACTTACCTGAAG ATACCTTCAACAAAAGAAGAATGGGCTGAAGTTGCTTCGAAATTCGATTTATTATGGAACTTTCCTAACTGCATAGGAGCAGTTGACGGCAAGCATGTGGTCATGATCGCACCTGCAAAATCAGGAAGTACGTTTTACAACTACAAAGGAACTCACAGCATAGTGCTTATGGCAGTTGTTGATGccagttataaatatttgtatattgacGTCGGCTGTAACGGGCGTATTTCAGATGGTGGTATTTTCAGTAAATGTTCCTCTGCAGCATGCCCCTCGATACGGATTCTCTAA